The region AACGCCTTTTGCGTGCCTTTGCTGGGCTAATCAACCAACTCCGACAAGAAGACCTCGGGATTGAGCAATATATCTGGCGCTCGCAAGATGATGCCAAGGTGCGTGACAGCCATGCGGCCTATGACGACCGAGTGTTCCGGTGGGATAATCCACCTGAAGGCGGGCACCCCGGCGAAGCACATAATTGTCGTTGTTTTGCCGAGCCGATTTTTCTTGCCGTGTCGAGCAACGTTGTGCTCGCTGATTTCGCGCCAACGGCTGACAGCTTTCCGGGCGGCAACAATACTGTTCGACGCCTGGGTAATGGCTTGCTAGCACGCTCGCCTGCGGGATTGGCAGCATACGCGGCCCTTGAAGCAAGCAACCGGCTTCAAGAATTCACACGCGCTGCGAACGAGAGACGTGTACGTGATGCGGCAGAAATCTTGGGCGCTGATTTGGGCACCGTTGAGGGCATCCTGGCTGCCCAAGCCTACGCTATGGCGAAAGAACTTGCTGAGAATGGTTTCCTGTCTGACGCACCAGAACGCGGCGACCGGGCGAGAGTAATTGCGGAAGCCATCGGCCTTTATGAAATGTATCAGCCAGGGCTGTTTACGTTGCCAAACGAGAATGCCGCTGGGGCAGTAGAGATTGCACGCCAACTGGCTGCACAAGCTTTGGCGGCTTTGGAGGCAAACCAGCTTACACCTCTGGACGGTGAACTGGCAAAGGGTTGGGTGGAGGTTTTCCCTGAATTGACGGAAGATGAGCGTCGATTGGGCCAACTGCCGGGTTTCACACCCGAACGGCATGAGCAGTGGCTTGAAACCTATCCGATTGAAGATTTAGGTTTGCCGAACAACACGGGCTCACCCATACCCGGCGATCCGACCGACAATATCATATCAACGC is a window of Cognatishimia sp. WU-CL00825 DNA encoding:
- a CDS encoding phage minor head protein — its product is MQHGFSDFLRYGGDSQYRMAQRHGRLVGYPSGFSLKSIFPNYSALRADFSERLDQVTSENTRMLLNVLTPPDTVPTVSASDLRDVSDAKAEALSAWDARLESIFSEYQNHPQRLRPLRASMEERLLRAFAGLINQLRQEDLGIEQYIWRSQDDAKVRDSHAAYDDRVFRWDNPPEGGHPGEAHNCRCFAEPIFLAVSSNVVLADFAPTADSFPGGNNTVRRLGNGLLARSPAGLAAYAALEASNRLQEFTRAANERRVRDAAEILGADLGTVEGILAAQAYAMAKELAENGFLSDAPERGDRARVIAEAIGLYEMYQPGLFTLPNENAAGAVEIARQLAAQALAALEANQLTPLDGELAKGWVEVFPELTEDERRLGQLPGFTPERHEQWLETYPIEDLGLPNNTGSPIPGDPTDNIISTPIPEEAGPNIMASERTQEELDALASAPGRGGVINGKTEQERKIGLGAEEAGLVAGPIVRDPTGAAEFIDADGQAWDVKGFRSDFPASTGGFDIDKDIAKVERELAAGHNVIIDTENLSEADLEALRNEIERRGISDRVVYWP